The Burkholderiales bacterium genome includes the window TTCGGCATACTGACCGAAGCGCAGCACAACGCCACGCTGACTGGCGTCGATCGTATAGAAACCGCTCGCCAGCCAGATCACCGCGATCAGAATCAGCAACAGACCGAAGCCGCCCCCGAGCTGCTTAATATCGGGCGGACCGCCGTTCGGCCGGTTTGGGGGGCCGCGGCGGCCGAGCAAGGCGT containing:
- a CDS encoding protease modulator HflK N-terminal domain-containing protein; its protein translation is MALNDPQWGKRGGNNEGPPDLDQLWRKFTQKVNALLGRRGPPNRPNGGPPDIKQLGGGFGLLLILIAVIWLASGFYTIDASQRGVVLRFGQYAE